One part of the Tenacibaculum sp. 190130A14a genome encodes these proteins:
- a CDS encoding serine hydrolase domain-containing protein yields the protein MPITIDKLVKSFQKKHRIPGISVSISHNNSILYSKGFGYSNLENKTPINPSKTKFRIASMTKSLTALTIAKLMQMDSIDIYKSVYLYLPNLPKKKYDFSIKDVGGHLAGIKRIPTGERYDCENTFNTTDKLYKSFGLDDLALKPRTAMKYSNYGYKLLGLIIEKKCGNTLTNCHKSLILDKLNLNSIVPDSKNSLERNNSFYVEKNGKNILAPCLDCTLKYAQGCYLSTSEDFIKLMHGILYSKELLSKESLKELLIPQKTIDGKYTGYGFGFISKKDTNGNFFFGHNGGYPGSRTVYRVYPKQKLVITVFTNKSGYFKLTNLITDIANDYIKSLNN from the coding sequence ATGCCAATTACTATAGATAAACTGGTTAAAAGCTTTCAAAAAAAACATAGAATTCCAGGAATCTCTGTATCTATATCTCATAATAATAGTATACTATATTCTAAAGGATTTGGTTATTCTAATCTTGAAAATAAAACACCTATAAACCCTTCTAAAACAAAATTTAGAATTGCTAGTATGACTAAAAGTTTAACCGCATTAACTATTGCTAAATTGATGCAAATGGACTCTATTGACATATACAAGAGTGTTTATCTTTATTTGCCTAACCTTCCTAAAAAGAAATATGATTTTAGTATTAAAGATGTTGGTGGGCATTTAGCAGGGATCAAAAGAATACCTACTGGAGAACGGTACGATTGCGAAAACACATTCAATACCACAGATAAGCTGTATAAATCATTTGGGTTAGATGACCTTGCTTTAAAACCTAGAACTGCAATGAAATATAGTAATTACGGTTACAAACTTTTAGGTTTAATCATTGAGAAAAAGTGTGGAAATACACTTACCAATTGTCACAAATCTCTAATATTAGATAAATTGAATCTTAATTCAATTGTTCCAGATTCCAAAAATAGCCTAGAGCGTAATAACAGTTTTTATGTTGAAAAAAATGGCAAAAACATTTTGGCTCCATGTTTAGATTGTACACTAAAATATGCCCAAGGCTGTTATCTTTCTACTTCTGAAGATTTTATTAAGCTTATGCATGGAATATTGTATTCAAAAGAACTTTTGTCAAAAGAAAGTCTTAAAGAACTATTAATTCCACAAAAGACTATTGACGGTAAATACACTGGATATGGTTTTGGGTTTATATCTAAGAAAGATACAAATGGAAATTTCTTTTTTGGACATAACGGGGGCTATCCTGGTAGCAGGACTGTTTATAGAGTTTACCCAAAACAAAAATTAGTAATTACAGTTTTTACCAATAAAAGCGGTTATTTTAAGTTAACCAACTTAATAACTGACATTGCAAATGATTATATAAAGAGTTTAAATAATTAA
- a CDS encoding type 1 glutamine amidotransferase domain-containing protein, translating into MKKMFCYVLLFFPLLLSAQTKINTKKILMVVSSYGKDLGATRPGYEFDEFSQAYLIFKNNGLLIDVASPKGGAVEPDKFNKEKEYNKLALEDIKAKELLKNTLPTANINPTNYDAIYVVGGKGAMFDLPYDSSLQDIILNLYNRKETIISSVCHGPASFVNIKKDDQFIIKDVEITAFCNVEEELFGKKWVKEFPFSLETKLKSRGAIFKQNNFMLSEVAISGKFITGQNPFSTTKSAEAVVSSLGLTPVKRTLYKDEKSIYLVNDLLHNKKSFSWAKKELRQHHNLYDIQMIAVYGYYQILAANSNKEVLNLGTRLVELTHPYYFNEHLYYLVAKTHISLGNKENAQKVLKELVSKNLLTEEAKKLLKELNDQSN; encoded by the coding sequence ATGAAAAAAATGTTTTGTTATGTTCTACTCTTTTTTCCTTTGCTATTAAGCGCTCAAACAAAAATCAATACTAAAAAGATTTTAATGGTAGTTAGTAGTTATGGGAAAGATTTGGGAGCCACAAGACCGGGCTATGAGTTTGACGAATTTTCTCAAGCTTATTTAATATTTAAAAACAATGGACTTTTAATTGATGTAGCCAGTCCTAAAGGAGGAGCCGTTGAACCCGATAAGTTTAACAAAGAAAAAGAATACAACAAACTCGCTTTAGAAGATATAAAGGCTAAAGAATTACTTAAAAATACGCTTCCAACAGCTAACATTAATCCTACTAATTACGATGCCATATATGTTGTTGGTGGTAAAGGAGCCATGTTTGATTTACCATATGATTCATCATTACAAGACATCATACTAAACTTATATAACAGAAAAGAAACAATTATTTCATCTGTCTGTCATGGACCTGCTTCATTCGTGAATATTAAAAAAGATGATCAATTTATCATTAAAGATGTTGAAATTACTGCATTCTGTAATGTCGAAGAGGAACTCTTTGGAAAAAAATGGGTAAAAGAGTTTCCTTTCAGTTTAGAAACCAAGTTAAAATCTAGAGGTGCAATTTTTAAACAGAATAACTTTATGCTTTCTGAAGTTGCTATATCTGGCAAGTTCATTACTGGTCAAAACCCTTTCTCTACAACAAAATCCGCTGAAGCCGTTGTCAGTTCTTTAGGTCTAACACCTGTTAAAAGAACTTTATATAAAGATGAAAAAAGTATCTATTTAGTAAATGATTTATTGCACAATAAGAAATCATTCTCTTGGGCAAAAAAAGAACTACGACAACACCACAACTTATATGATATTCAAATGATCGCTGTATATGGATACTATCAAATATTAGCTGCTAACAGCAACAAAGAAGTATTAAATTTAGGAACTCGACTTGTCGAATTGACTCATCCATATTATTTTAATGAACACTTGTATTATTTAGTTGCCAAAACCCATATTTCCTTAGGTAATAAAGAAAATGCTCAAAAGGTTTTAAAAGAACTAGTTTCAAAAAATCTGTTGACAGAAGAAGCTAAAAAATTGCTTAAAGAACTTAATGATCAATCAAACTAA
- a CDS encoding serine hydrolase domain-containing protein: protein MKRTYKTLPLVITFIGLICFQLSCTKNTLATPENKQRFNIEKTKNLASKRLVDYMINELMKLPSTPPGMSLAISKNDTTIYKNGYGYKSLKTKEKVTSSTQFRMGSLSRVITITALLKLIEKDQLSFDDSLEKVLPTYPKKKYPISIKQIASGLSGMPNYTKEDKFEQTSYSNLDQAINVFSHIPLTNQPGEKYQYSTHSFTLLSKIMEQASNQSYSKILEESIFNPLNLNSTGIENLNDKSPKMTGLFKPNNEGVHKGYLTEIISPKDYSYSWAGAGMISTPSDLVKLGNSYINGFIKKETLDTIFEIQTLNSKDTIRQSIGWDKNWDMDDRKVFEQDGSAEGTRNIISVFPKENLSISLMTNAFRLWAIEETAHTLAIPFLTEPSPVKQPIGNFKLDIKEDVRGNWVKRNGMLVLNGENDRLIIRHEDQDDEVFKIIYLNRGNKYAVIHPDGILYLEIDLTDKNVSGKVMYYRGPNLHKPSTEPPYLKFVSLT, encoded by the coding sequence ATGAAAAGAACTTATAAAACCTTACCTCTAGTAATTACCTTTATTGGATTAATTTGTTTTCAACTGAGCTGTACTAAAAACACTTTAGCAACCCCAGAAAACAAACAACGTTTTAATATTGAAAAAACTAAAAATTTAGCTTCAAAACGTCTTGTAGACTACATGATAAACGAGCTAATGAAATTACCAAGCACGCCTCCAGGCATGTCTTTGGCTATCAGTAAAAATGACACTACTATTTATAAGAATGGATACGGCTACAAGAGTCTAAAAACTAAAGAAAAAGTTACTTCCAGTACTCAATTTAGAATGGGTAGCTTATCCCGAGTAATTACGATAACCGCTCTTTTAAAGTTAATTGAAAAAGATCAATTAAGCTTTGATGATAGTCTTGAGAAAGTACTTCCTACCTATCCAAAGAAAAAATATCCTATTTCGATAAAGCAAATAGCTAGCGGTTTATCAGGAATGCCTAATTATACCAAAGAAGATAAGTTTGAACAGACAAGTTACTCTAATCTTGATCAAGCAATAAATGTTTTCTCACATATTCCTTTAACTAATCAACCAGGAGAAAAATACCAATACAGCACACATAGTTTTACGCTACTCTCTAAAATCATGGAACAAGCATCTAATCAAAGCTATTCTAAGATTTTGGAAGAAAGCATATTTAATCCTTTAAATCTAAACTCAACAGGTATTGAAAATTTGAATGATAAATCTCCTAAAATGACTGGGTTATTCAAACCAAACAACGAAGGAGTTCATAAAGGGTACCTCACAGAAATCATCTCTCCGAAAGATTATAGTTATAGTTGGGCAGGTGCTGGAATGATTTCAACTCCTTCCGATTTAGTGAAACTAGGAAACTCTTACATTAATGGTTTTATAAAAAAAGAAACTCTTGATACTATTTTTGAAATACAAACTTTGAACTCAAAAGATACTATAAGACAAAGTATTGGTTGGGATAAAAATTGGGATATGGATGATAGAAAAGTATTTGAACAAGATGGATCAGCTGAAGGTACTAGAAATATTATCAGTGTATTTCCTAAGGAAAACTTATCGATCTCATTGATGACAAATGCTTTTAGACTTTGGGCTATTGAAGAAACAGCGCATACCCTAGCAATCCCATTTTTAACGGAACCATCACCTGTAAAACAACCTATAGGTAATTTTAAACTTGACATCAAAGAAGATGTAAGAGGCAACTGGGTAAAAAGAAACGGAATGCTCGTTTTAAATGGTGAAAATGATAGATTAATAATTCGTCATGAAGATCAGGACGATGAAGTATTCAAAATTATTTACCTTAATAGAGGAAACAAATACGCTGTAATTCACCCTGATGGAATTCTGTATTTAGAAATTGATTTAACTGATAAAAATGTTTCGGGAAAGGTCATGTATTATCGTGGTCCAAATCTCCATAAACCATCTACTGAACCTCCTTATTTGAAGTTTGTTAGCTTAACATAA
- the htpG gene encoding molecular chaperone HtpG has translation MSKGNINVSVENIFPLIKKFLYSDHEIFLRELISNATDATTKLKHLISIGEANVEYGTPQIEIKIDKDNKTLHIIDQGLGMTADEVEKYINQIAFSGAEEFLEKYKDSNNETGVIGHFGLGFYSAFMVADKVEIITKSYKEEPAAHWTCDGSPEYTLVAHEKTTRGTEIILHISEDEKDFLEDQKISGLLTKYNRFNQIPIKFGTKEETLPLPEDAAEDATPTTETVDNIINNTNPAWTKKPADLEAEDYKTFYRELYPMQFEEPLFHIHLNVDYPFNLTGILYFPRLSQNMDIQKDKIQLYQNQVFVTDNVEGIVPDFLQMLKGVIDSPDIPLNVSRSYLQADGAVKKISGYITKKVADKLSSLFKKDREDFEQKWNDIKVIIEYGMLSEEKFFDKAKKFALYPTVNNTYFTFDELIEKTKDIQTDKDGNHVILYAANKDAQHSYIEDAKAKGYEVLLLDSPIVSHLMQKLETSNTEAKIQFKRVDADHVDNLIKKDDTVISKLSDEEKEQLKPVIEGAVNNSNYTVQLEAMDSSASPFIITVPEFMRRMKEMQASGGGGMMGMGNLPEMYNLVVNTNHELVSDILNADEDKQKQLVSQAFDLAKLSQNLLHGEELTNFIKRSYQLIK, from the coding sequence ATGAGTAAAGGAAACATTAATGTATCGGTTGAAAATATATTTCCACTGATTAAAAAATTCTTGTATTCTGACCACGAGATCTTTTTACGTGAACTTATTTCAAATGCTACAGATGCAACTACCAAGTTAAAACATCTTATTTCTATAGGAGAAGCCAATGTTGAGTATGGTACGCCTCAAATTGAGATTAAAATAGATAAAGACAACAAAACACTTCATATCATAGATCAAGGTTTAGGTATGACTGCTGATGAAGTTGAAAAATACATCAATCAAATTGCTTTCTCTGGTGCAGAAGAATTTTTAGAAAAGTATAAAGACTCTAACAATGAAACTGGAGTTATTGGACACTTTGGACTAGGTTTTTACTCTGCTTTTATGGTTGCTGATAAAGTAGAAATTATTACAAAGTCTTATAAAGAAGAACCTGCTGCACATTGGACTTGCGATGGATCTCCTGAATATACTTTAGTTGCTCATGAGAAAACAACAAGAGGAACAGAAATAATTTTACATATTTCTGAAGATGAAAAGGACTTTTTAGAAGATCAAAAAATCTCTGGGCTTTTAACTAAGTACAATCGTTTCAACCAAATTCCAATTAAGTTTGGAACCAAAGAGGAAACACTACCTTTACCTGAAGACGCAGCTGAAGATGCAACACCAACAACTGAAACAGTAGACAATATCATCAATAATACTAATCCAGCTTGGACTAAAAAACCAGCTGACTTAGAAGCAGAGGATTATAAGACTTTTTATAGAGAGTTATATCCGATGCAATTTGAAGAACCGTTATTTCACATCCATTTAAATGTTGATTATCCTTTTAATTTAACTGGTATTTTATACTTCCCTCGTTTATCTCAAAATATGGATATTCAAAAGGATAAAATTCAATTATATCAAAACCAAGTATTTGTAACCGATAATGTTGAAGGAATTGTTCCTGACTTCTTACAAATGCTTAAAGGTGTAATTGACTCTCCAGATATTCCTTTGAACGTATCTCGTTCTTATTTACAAGCAGATGGAGCTGTTAAGAAAATCTCTGGATATATTACCAAAAAAGTAGCTGATAAATTGTCTTCTTTATTCAAAAAAGATCGTGAAGATTTTGAACAAAAGTGGAATGATATCAAAGTTATTATTGAATATGGAATGTTGTCAGAAGAAAAATTCTTCGATAAAGCTAAGAAGTTTGCTTTATATCCTACCGTAAATAATACTTATTTCACATTTGACGAATTAATAGAAAAGACAAAAGATATTCAAACTGATAAAGATGGTAATCATGTAATTTTATATGCTGCCAATAAAGATGCACAGCATAGTTATATAGAAGATGCTAAAGCCAAAGGATATGAAGTTTTATTACTAGACTCTCCTATCGTTAGTCATTTAATGCAAAAGCTTGAAACTTCAAATACCGAAGCTAAAATTCAATTCAAACGTGTTGATGCAGATCACGTTGACAACCTAATTAAAAAAGACGATACAGTAATTTCTAAACTTTCTGATGAAGAAAAAGAACAACTAAAACCTGTAATCGAAGGAGCTGTTAACAATTCAAACTATACTGTTCAATTAGAAGCAATGGATTCTTCTGCTTCTCCTTTTATTATTACCGTTCCAGAATTTATGCGTCGTATGAAAGAAATGCAAGCTTCTGGGGGAGGTGGAATGATGGGAATGGGTAATTTACCTGAAATGTACAATTTAGTAGTAAATACCAATCATGAACTTGTTAGTGATATTTTAAACGCAGATGAAGACAAACAAAAACAGTTAGTTTCTCAAGCGTTTGATTTAGCTAAACTTTCTCAAAACTTATTACATGGAGAAGAATTAACTAACTTTATTAAGCGTTCTTATCAGCTTATTAAATAA
- a CDS encoding helix-turn-helix domain-containing protein, which produces MKTEHILILLICGLGVIHGFILGIYLLSKKDTKSISNKILGVLLILFGVRISKSIFLYFTVDLDYILITLGLTIILLLGPLFYFYTKSFLVKSFKFEKKIFIHGIPFVVFFVLNSAQLLSKDFYVSFGIYLIYIHFLSYILASYFFKKSFLRNENELSVTKRKWLNFIHIGIIFIWASYFFFLLGDIIPYILGPLIYSIAIYSLSLWALVNKILLEDKTKYQSSSLDNVKSKEIFRELEFYLLQKKPFLNPDLKIKMVASELKVTTHSLSQSVNENCNLNFQQFINSYRIEEAKKILSSANNKKNTISSIAYDCGFNSISAFNTAFKKIVKQTPSQFRDRFNT; this is translated from the coding sequence ATGAAAACAGAACATATACTTATTCTTTTAATATGCGGTTTAGGTGTAATACATGGTTTTATTTTAGGTATTTACCTTTTATCTAAAAAGGACACTAAATCTATCTCTAATAAGATTTTAGGTGTTTTGTTAATACTGTTTGGTGTACGAATAAGCAAATCTATTTTTTTGTATTTCACTGTTGATTTAGACTATATTCTAATCACTTTGGGGTTAACAATTATTCTTTTACTTGGTCCTCTATTCTATTTTTATACCAAAAGTTTTCTAGTAAAGTCATTCAAATTCGAAAAAAAAATATTTATACATGGAATTCCGTTTGTAGTATTTTTTGTATTAAATAGTGCTCAACTTTTATCAAAAGACTTCTATGTTTCTTTTGGTATCTATCTTATCTATATACACTTTTTGAGCTATATTTTAGCATCTTACTTTTTTAAAAAATCTTTTCTTCGAAATGAAAATGAACTTAGTGTAACAAAAAGAAAATGGCTCAATTTTATTCATATCGGCATTATTTTTATTTGGGCTTCCTATTTCTTTTTTCTTTTAGGAGATATCATTCCATATATACTGGGCCCTTTAATTTATTCTATAGCAATATACTCTTTAAGTTTGTGGGCTCTTGTAAATAAAATTCTGTTAGAAGATAAAACCAAATATCAAAGTTCCTCATTAGACAATGTAAAATCAAAAGAAATTTTTCGGGAACTTGAATTTTATCTTCTACAAAAAAAGCCATTTTTAAATCCAGATTTGAAAATTAAAATGGTTGCTTCTGAATTAAAAGTAACTACCCATTCCCTATCTCAGTCTGTAAACGAAAACTGTAATCTAAATTTTCAACAATTCATAAATTCTTACAGAATTGAAGAAGCTAAAAAAATCCTTTCCTCAGCAAACAACAAAAAGAATACCATTTCATCTATTGCCTATGATTGTGGATTTAACAGTATTTCTGCATTCAACACTGCTTTTAAAAAAATAGTAAAACAAACCCCTTCACAATTCAGAGACCGATTTAACACCTAA